A single region of the Oleispira antarctica RB-8 genome encodes:
- the mnhC gene encoding Multisubunit Na+/H+ antiporter, MnhC subunit: MEAIYAFCVGVLTTCGFFLVLRGRTFTVVIGLTLLSYAVNLFLFASGRLQLDGAAVLGQSAEYSDPLPQALVLTAIVIGFAMTAFVVILAMRSRADQGNDHVDGQIPERSKKLSASNKRNG, encoded by the coding sequence ATGGAAGCGATTTATGCGTTCTGTGTCGGTGTATTAACCACCTGTGGTTTCTTTCTAGTGCTAAGAGGACGGACATTCACCGTTGTTATCGGACTGACCCTGCTCTCTTATGCCGTAAACCTATTTCTTTTCGCCAGCGGTCGTCTACAACTCGATGGCGCGGCAGTCTTGGGGCAGTCTGCTGAATACAGCGATCCACTGCCACAAGCATTAGTACTTACCGCAATTGTGATTGGTTTCGCCATGACCGCCTTTGTGGTGATATTAGCCATGCGCTCGCGTGCGGATCAGGGCAATGACCATGTAGACGGTCAAATCCCCGAACGCTCTAAAAAACTCAGCGCTTCTAATAAGAGGAATGGTTAA
- a CDS encoding NADH dehydrogenase (quinone), MnhD subunit, giving the protein MQHLAIFPILLPMLAAVFMLLPPLSGTINRQRFFAVSVMLLLVIASTLLLLTGHQEGTQIYVLGGWQPPFGITLVADRLSTMMVLLTSVLGLGAQLYACAGDDNKGMYFHPLFMFQIMGINGAFLTGDIFNLFVFFEVLLIASYALLIHGGGKQKTKVNVHYVILNLVGSSIFLFALGILYGTIGSLNIADMASKVALLDSDHQALVKTGGLLLLVVFGLKAALLPLHFWLPKTYAAASAPVAALFAIMTKVGVYSILRIHTTIFGADAGALANIAEPWLWPLAFLTLLMGAIGVLASPSLRLTAANLVIVSVGTLMLAIAMQREAATSAVLYYMIHTTLITGALFLIADLIGKQRGKAEDRYVIARNMHHEKTIGIAFFIAALTVVGMPPLSGFVGKILILQAAEGMTEIAWVWPVVLLAGLASLVALSRAGTTIFWRSTGEVNDDVSISPLKFIAVALLLSASPLLVIFGGAVTDFTDLAAAQLHSSTALIETALPGGQQ; this is encoded by the coding sequence ATGCAGCACCTGGCTATTTTTCCTATTTTATTACCGATGCTCGCCGCCGTATTCATGTTACTGCCACCACTCAGTGGCACCATCAATCGTCAGCGTTTTTTTGCTGTTTCGGTTATGCTGCTTTTGGTTATCGCATCCACTTTGCTATTGCTCACTGGTCATCAAGAAGGCACTCAAATATACGTTTTGGGTGGCTGGCAGCCGCCTTTCGGCATAACACTCGTCGCCGACAGATTATCAACCATGATGGTATTGCTTACCTCAGTGCTTGGCTTGGGTGCGCAGCTGTATGCCTGCGCAGGTGACGATAACAAAGGCATGTATTTTCACCCATTATTCATGTTTCAAATCATGGGGATTAATGGCGCGTTTCTAACAGGAGACATCTTCAACCTGTTTGTTTTCTTTGAAGTACTGCTCATTGCGTCTTATGCGCTACTGATTCATGGCGGCGGCAAACAAAAAACCAAAGTAAACGTGCATTATGTGATTCTGAACTTAGTCGGTTCAAGTATTTTCTTATTTGCTCTAGGTATTTTATACGGCACCATCGGCTCACTTAATATTGCCGATATGGCCAGTAAAGTCGCTTTATTAGACAGTGATCACCAAGCCTTAGTAAAAACAGGCGGATTATTATTGTTGGTGGTATTCGGACTAAAAGCAGCGTTACTGCCTTTGCATTTTTGGCTACCCAAAACCTACGCCGCCGCCAGTGCTCCCGTTGCTGCGCTATTCGCCATTATGACAAAAGTCGGCGTATACAGTATTTTACGCATACACACGACGATCTTCGGCGCCGATGCTGGCGCCCTTGCCAACATTGCCGAACCTTGGTTATGGCCTTTAGCGTTCTTAACCTTGCTCATGGGAGCCATCGGTGTGCTCGCGAGCCCTAGCTTAAGACTAACCGCAGCTAATTTAGTCATCGTCTCGGTAGGAACTCTCATGCTGGCAATTGCCATGCAGCGTGAAGCGGCCACCTCAGCAGTGCTGTACTACATGATACATACAACATTAATCACAGGCGCATTGTTCTTAATCGCCGACCTCATTGGCAAGCAACGCGGTAAAGCCGAAGATCGCTATGTGATTGCGCGTAATATGCATCATGAAAAAACCATTGGTATTGCGTTCTTCATTGCCGCACTCACCGTCGTAGGTATGCCTCCGTTATCGGGCTTTGTCGGAAAAATTCTCATATTACAAGCGGCTGAAGGTATGACTGAAATAGCTTGGGTATGGCCCGTTGTTCTATTAGCCGGACTGGCGTCTTTGGTTGCTTTGTCTCGTGCGGGCACCACTATATTCTGGCGATCAACAGGAGAGGTTAACGATGATGTATCCATCTCTCCTTTGAAATTTATAGCCGTGGCTTTATTACTGAGCGCATCACCGCTATTGGTCATATTTGGAGGAGCGGTTACCGACTTTACCGACCTTGCTGCAGCACAATTACATAGCTCGACGGCGCTCATTGAGACGGCACTTCCAGGAGGGCAACAATAA
- the mhnE gene encoding Monovalent cation/proton antiporter, MnhE/PhaE family subunit, probable, with translation MKTNPRFRLFPMPLHSLLLLLVWLLLNNTIAPGHLVLGTFLAIIIPLITSGMQYPQPSFHKPFTILRYLLMVLGDIVVANFEVALLVIGPAKRLNPAFIAIPLDIEHELPITILASTVSLTPGTVSTEISEDKKWLHVHVLNLTDKEELIALIKHRYERPLMEIFQC, from the coding sequence ATGAAAACTAACCCACGTTTCCGCTTATTCCCCATGCCTCTGCACTCTCTTTTACTGCTGCTTGTGTGGTTATTACTGAATAATACCATTGCACCTGGGCACCTAGTTCTGGGTACATTTTTGGCGATCATTATTCCTTTAATAACATCAGGAATGCAATATCCACAACCCAGTTTTCATAAACCATTCACCATACTGCGCTATCTTTTAATGGTGCTCGGTGACATTGTGGTGGCGAATTTTGAAGTCGCTTTATTAGTGATTGGTCCTGCTAAAAGACTGAACCCCGCCTTTATTGCAATCCCTTTAGATATCGAGCATGAGCTGCCAATTACCATATTGGCCAGCACCGTCTCTTTAACGCCAGGCACCGTGAGCACCGAAATTTCCGAAGACAAAAAGTGGCTCCATGTGCATGTGCTTAACCTAACGGATAAAGAAGAACTTATCGCCTTGATCAAACACCGTTATGAGCGCCCGCTTATGGAGATTTTCCAATGCTAA
- the mnhF gene encoding probable: Multiple resistance and pH regulation protein F, with protein sequence MLNNAIAIAATLVCISMILNLWRVFKGPSRPDRILALDTMYINSIALIILFGISSGTTLYFEAALLIAMLGFVSTAAMCKYILRGDLIE encoded by the coding sequence ATGCTAAATAACGCAATAGCGATTGCTGCCACACTGGTTTGTATATCAATGATTCTGAATTTATGGCGTGTGTTTAAAGGCCCTAGCAGACCCGATCGTATTCTGGCGCTAGACACCATGTACATTAACAGTATTGCACTGATCATATTGTTTGGTATTTCTTCCGGCACAACCTTGTATTTTGAAGCCGCATTATTAATTGCCATGTTGGGATTTGTGAGCACAGCAGCCATGTGCAAATACATTTTACGCGGCGATCTGATCGAATAA
- the mhnG gene encoding Monovalent cation/proton antiporter, MnhG/PhaG subunit, putative codes for MEFWIELVVSVLLVIGAVFVFIGSLGLVKLPDFYTRLHGPTKATTLGMGCLLIASMILVTYQQGYLSLHELLITLFLLITAPVTAHMLAKTAMHHKLKILERTSDKELSKRARERMNP; via the coding sequence ATGGAATTTTGGATAGAGTTAGTGGTATCAGTACTTTTAGTAATAGGAGCCGTATTTGTTTTTATCGGATCTCTAGGCCTTGTGAAGCTACCCGACTTCTATACCCGCCTACATGGCCCGACAAAAGCCACAACATTGGGTATGGGCTGCCTGCTAATTGCGTCGATGATACTCGTCACCTATCAGCAAGGTTATTTAAGTTTGCATGAACTACTTATTACATTATTTTTGCTGATTACTGCACCGGTCACCGCACACATGTTGGCAAAAACAGCCATGCACCATAAGCTAAAGATACTCGAAAGAACGTCAGATAAAGAACTATCAAAACGCGCTCGCGAAAGAATGAACCCGTAA
- the cpdB gene encoding 2\',3\'-cyclic nucleotide 2\'-phosphodiesterase / 3\'-nucleotidase precursor, translating into MISSNSLNRSLQKIAMCSSIIMGLSACGGDNSSDNKKKAVDQGPVIKTSQVVLRVMETTDLHANIMNYNYYSGSSDDTVGLVKTASLIKAARAEVKNSVLVDNGDLLQGSPLGDYVAKVKGLEENEVHPIYKAMNLLDYDAANIGNHEFNFGLPFLKQAIDDANFPYTSANVFFDDHDTDDSNDIPYFSPYLIKHKNVLDVDGNVHQLTIGYIGFVPPQVMQWDKSNLETRVKAKDIVDMANRYVPQMKADGADIIIAIPHSGLVTSERLGGDENASFYLSQVDGIDAIMFGHAHQNFPGHSNYDGLAGVDNVKGTINGVAAVMPGYWGKYLGYIDLTLEKSADDIWSVVDSESILKPISQSNPDRSVTSLVESHTGIVEAVQHDHELVNTWVSEPFAKISQPINSFFALVQDDPSIQVVTDAQTWYVKTIVKGTELENIPILSVGAPFRAGRGGSDDFTDLSAGDVSYGNVADLYIYPNTLKVLKLNGEEIIQWLEMSAGQFNTIAAGSQDAELINSDFPSYNFDVIDGIEYEIDVSKAARYDKSGNLVDVNNSRIKNITYQGEAINLTQDFLVISNNYRASGGGNFPGIISEKIVIDAPNENRQTVADYLIFSTEENPETGFDPSADNNWSFTPLANTAVLFNGSSKDAAQIFAGQNPALTYSQMNADGYGIYRLNLGYSL; encoded by the coding sequence ATGATTTCTAGTAACTCACTTAACCGCTCTCTACAAAAAATTGCAATGTGTTCTTCAATTATTATGGGCCTTAGTGCTTGTGGTGGCGATAACAGCTCTGATAATAAAAAAAAGGCTGTTGATCAAGGCCCAGTAATAAAAACCAGTCAGGTTGTTTTGCGTGTAATGGAAACTACCGATCTACACGCCAATATCATGAATTATAATTATTATAGTGGTTCATCAGATGATACTGTCGGTTTGGTAAAAACGGCGAGTTTAATTAAGGCCGCGCGCGCCGAAGTGAAAAACAGTGTGCTGGTTGATAATGGTGATTTACTCCAAGGCAGCCCGCTAGGTGACTATGTCGCTAAGGTGAAAGGATTGGAAGAAAACGAAGTTCATCCGATTTATAAAGCGATGAACCTTCTCGATTATGATGCCGCGAATATTGGCAATCATGAGTTCAATTTTGGCTTACCTTTTTTGAAGCAAGCTATCGATGATGCCAATTTCCCTTATACGTCTGCAAACGTTTTCTTTGATGATCATGATACTGACGATAGCAACGACATTCCTTATTTTTCACCGTACTTGATTAAACACAAAAATGTATTAGATGTTGATGGCAATGTTCATCAGCTAACCATTGGCTACATTGGTTTTGTGCCACCGCAGGTGATGCAGTGGGATAAAAGCAATTTAGAAACTCGTGTGAAAGCGAAAGACATTGTTGATATGGCCAATCGCTATGTTCCACAAATGAAAGCGGATGGCGCGGATATTATTATTGCCATTCCTCATTCTGGTTTAGTGACCAGTGAGCGTTTAGGCGGTGATGAAAATGCGAGCTTTTATTTATCGCAAGTCGACGGTATCGACGCAATTATGTTTGGTCATGCGCATCAAAATTTTCCTGGCCATAGCAACTACGATGGCTTAGCGGGTGTAGATAATGTGAAAGGTACGATCAATGGCGTGGCTGCGGTAATGCCAGGGTATTGGGGTAAGTACTTGGGTTATATTGACTTAACTTTAGAGAAAAGTGCGGATGATATTTGGTCGGTTGTTGATAGTGAATCAATTCTTAAACCTATTTCTCAGTCTAATCCTGATCGTTCAGTAACTTCTTTGGTTGAGTCACATACAGGTATTGTAGAAGCGGTTCAACACGATCATGAGTTAGTTAATACTTGGGTGAGTGAGCCTTTCGCAAAAATCTCTCAGCCGATTAATAGCTTCTTTGCACTGGTACAAGATGATCCGTCTATTCAGGTCGTGACCGATGCGCAAACTTGGTATGTGAAAACCATTGTGAAAGGAACAGAATTAGAAAATATACCTATTCTTTCGGTCGGAGCACCTTTTAGAGCAGGTCGTGGTGGTTCTGATGATTTTACGGATCTAAGCGCAGGTGATGTGTCTTATGGTAATGTTGCCGATTTGTATATTTATCCCAATACGTTAAAAGTCCTTAAGCTTAACGGAGAAGAAATTATACAGTGGTTAGAAATGTCGGCTGGGCAATTTAATACCATTGCAGCAGGCAGCCAAGATGCTGAGTTAATTAATAGCGATTTTCCAAGCTACAACTTTGATGTGATTGATGGCATTGAATATGAAATTGATGTTAGCAAAGCAGCGCGTTACGACAAGTCAGGTAACTTGGTGGATGTTAATAATAGCCGCATTAAAAATATTACCTATCAAGGTGAAGCTATTAATTTAACTCAAGATTTTTTAGTAATCTCCAATAATTATCGCGCTTCAGGTGGTGGTAATTTTCCTGGTATTATCAGTGAAAAAATTGTGATCGATGCGCCGAATGAAAATCGTCAGACCGTTGCCGATTATTTGATTTTTAGTACTGAGGAAAATCCAGAAACAGGTTTTGATCCTTCTGCAGATAATAACTGGTCTTTTACACCGTTAGCGAATACCGCAGTATTGTTTAATGGATCGAGTAAAGACGCGGCACAAATTTTTGCTGGGCAGAATCCTGCACTGACATACTCGCAGATGAATGCTGATGGTTATGGTATTTATCGTTTAAACCTAGGGTATTCTTTGTAG
- a CDS encoding Transcriptional regulator, LysR family, giving the protein MIEVKPLHYFVAAYEEGSITAAASRCFISQPSITHAIKSLESSLGVLLFERSKQGIKATEEGHKLYKLATDLLLQNQQLEVAFTPNSKIELHLYIQPDINIEQYYDIISAIKNTSPNIELSIVDTAEQAQLAIIDEQLLSSQFQFKILHQESYKLVVRNDHLLANESSITLESFRGLAFIERPYCTNRKAFERLLNENKISITYKGKAIHDLQIQGLVKLGLGVAVIPESYMKKDDDLKYIAITLDTPITRSIVLAYRKLPSVLMDVIEDLTCLS; this is encoded by the coding sequence ATGATAGAAGTTAAGCCACTCCATTACTTCGTTGCAGCCTATGAAGAGGGTTCTATCACGGCGGCGGCATCAAGATGTTTTATTTCACAGCCGTCAATTACCCATGCAATCAAGTCATTAGAAAGTAGCTTGGGTGTTTTATTATTTGAGAGAAGTAAGCAGGGTATTAAGGCAACAGAAGAAGGACATAAACTCTATAAACTTGCCACTGATCTGTTGTTGCAGAATCAGCAATTAGAAGTTGCGTTTACGCCCAATAGCAAAATAGAGCTTCATCTTTATATACAGCCAGATATTAATATTGAACAGTATTACGATATTATTTCAGCAATAAAAAATACTTCGCCAAATATTGAATTGTCTATCGTGGATACTGCTGAGCAAGCGCAGCTGGCTATCATAGATGAACAGCTTTTATCGTCGCAGTTTCAGTTTAAAATACTCCATCAAGAAAGCTATAAACTTGTGGTGCGTAATGATCACCTATTAGCAAATGAGAGTTCAATTACGTTGGAGTCATTTAGGGGGCTTGCGTTTATCGAGCGGCCTTACTGCACTAATCGTAAGGCATTCGAGCGACTGCTGAATGAAAATAAAATATCGATAACTTACAAAGGAAAAGCCATTCACGATTTACAAATTCAAGGTTTGGTGAAACTCGGTTTGGGCGTAGCTGTCATACCTGAATCGTATATGAAAAAAGATGATGATTTAAAGTACATCGCTATTACACTCGACACACCCATCACACGCTCCATTGTGCTGGCATACCGTAAGTTACCTAGTGTGCTAATGGATGTTATCGAAGATTTAACCTGTTTGTCATAG
- a CDS encoding GCN5-related N-acetyltransferase — MKFERVILEGDHVRLEPLSENHRDQLIEAISDGELWNLFVTLVPRVEELDEFIENAISAHSNEDGLAFATIDKASGRVVGSTRFMKAALSHKRIEIGFTFIAKSYQKTKINTEAKLLMLSYAFEVLYLNRVELITDYFNDSSRNAILRLGAKQEGILRNHMVMPNGRVRDSVLFSITSNDWAGVKQNLSFKLKNNM; from the coding sequence ATGAAATTCGAAAGAGTAATACTTGAAGGTGATCATGTTCGATTAGAACCTTTATCTGAAAATCATCGAGATCAGCTTATCGAAGCAATTTCTGACGGCGAATTGTGGAATTTATTTGTCACCCTTGTTCCAAGAGTAGAAGAGCTTGATGAGTTTATAGAGAATGCAATCAGTGCTCATTCAAATGAAGATGGGTTGGCATTTGCGACGATTGATAAAGCTTCTGGTCGTGTCGTTGGATCTACTCGGTTTATGAAGGCTGCTTTATCCCATAAGCGTATTGAAATCGGTTTCACGTTTATCGCCAAGTCTTACCAAAAAACTAAAATAAATACAGAAGCTAAATTGTTAATGCTTAGCTATGCGTTTGAAGTATTGTATTTGAATCGAGTCGAGCTGATCACTGATTATTTCAATGATTCATCACGAAATGCTATTCTTCGACTTGGCGCAAAGCAAGAAGGTATCTTACGTAATCATATGGTTATGCCTAATGGTCGTGTAAGGGATTCGGTTTTGTTTAGTATTACAAGTAATGACTGGGCAGGCGTTAAGCAAAACTTGTCCTTCAAATTGAAAAATAATATGTAA
- a CDS encoding Putative LysE family protein., producing MDLAILFLFILTFGSILVLPGPNSAFAVGQSLKFGVISSLVVPLGFMSATGLHAIFIFSGIGLIIQEYSLALSILKWLGVLYLLWLAYKSFISKPLTIVVSPKEISKLKMYFSAMFLSLTNPKGLLASLIVYPLFLSAEYVYTEQAVILSFSAMAISFSVYSLYSLAALALKNRLASSKLTNQIVGSMYLGAASVLAAKST from the coding sequence ATGGATTTAGCGATATTATTTCTCTTTATTTTGACTTTCGGTTCAATCTTAGTTTTGCCTGGGCCAAACTCGGCTTTCGCTGTAGGGCAATCTTTAAAGTTTGGTGTAATAAGTTCTCTTGTGGTGCCTTTGGGTTTTATGTCAGCTACCGGCTTACATGCTATTTTTATATTTTCTGGCATAGGGTTAATCATTCAAGAGTACTCATTAGCTTTAAGTATACTTAAATGGCTCGGGGTTCTTTATTTGTTGTGGCTAGCGTATAAATCATTTATTTCTAAGCCTTTAACGATAGTGGTTTCGCCCAAAGAAATTTCAAAGCTAAAAATGTATTTTTCGGCAATGTTTTTGTCTTTAACAAATCCAAAAGGATTATTAGCGAGTCTCATAGTTTATCCATTATTCTTGAGTGCCGAGTATGTTTATACTGAGCAGGCTGTAATACTTTCATTCTCTGCAATGGCTATATCTTTTTCGGTTTATAGTTTATACAGTCTTGCAGCTTTAGCGTTAAAAAATCGCCTAGCAAGTAGTAAGCTAACAAATCAAATTGTTGGCAGTATGTATTTAGGGGCCGCCAGTGTATTGGCCGCAAAATCAACATAA
- the phnR gene encoding probable repressor protein PhnR — translation MLPANIEIRDHLAHLIAEYNSGKVERFASGRLPSERELVEQFSSTRITVRDALSKLEAEGLIYRSNRRGWFVAPSRLVYDPSSRVNFYLLAAQQNKIPATQLLSQRCIKGPIEARDALGLGAKEKLIELVRVRSLNGRPVLFETIYLPEKRFPKLNKARLEGSLTTLMEEEYAVNISYEDNRIRVSAVYDQVAERLSLIKGAPCLEVTRIRYEGDQQAFEYDKEFWIHSAIELSIPSK, via the coding sequence ATGCTGCCGGCAAATATAGAAATTCGTGATCATTTAGCGCATTTAATCGCGGAGTATAACAGCGGTAAGGTCGAACGCTTTGCATCAGGGCGACTGCCGTCTGAGCGAGAGCTGGTTGAGCAATTTTCTAGCACACGTATTACTGTGCGAGATGCGTTATCTAAGTTAGAGGCGGAAGGACTGATCTATCGATCTAATCGACGGGGTTGGTTTGTCGCGCCTTCACGTTTAGTTTATGACCCTTCATCGCGGGTGAATTTTTACTTATTAGCCGCCCAACAGAATAAAATCCCTGCGACTCAATTGCTTAGTCAGCGTTGTATTAAAGGTCCTATAGAGGCGCGTGATGCCTTGGGCTTAGGCGCAAAAGAAAAGCTGATAGAGCTGGTGCGTGTGCGTTCGCTAAATGGACGCCCGGTATTATTTGAAACGATTTATCTGCCAGAAAAGCGTTTTCCAAAATTGAATAAAGCTCGCCTTGAAGGGTCGCTTACGACCTTAATGGAAGAGGAGTATGCGGTGAATATCAGTTATGAGGATAATCGCATTCGAGTATCGGCGGTATACGATCAAGTCGCCGAGAGATTGTCGCTTATCAAGGGTGCCCCTTGCCTTGAGGTAACTCGTATTCGTTATGAAGGTGATCAGCAAGCCTTTGAATACGATAAAGAGTTCTGGATTCATAGTGCCATTGAATTAAGTATTCCAAGTAAATAG
- the phnW gene encoding 2-aminoethylphosphonate-pyruvate transaminase, which translates to MNNPYLLLTPGPLSTSATVKQTMLRDWCTWDDDYNLGVVQPIRQQLLDMALATSNCDTAYSTVLMQGSGTFAVESAIGSAIPADGKLLVLINGAYGQRIAEIAEYLNIAVVTLVVAEHEWVSTVALTEMLASDADITHVAMVHCETTSGILNPIERYAPIVKAAGKVLLVDAMSSFAGIDIKVADLGIDFLISSANKCIQGVPGMGFVIAKRSELLLCEGRARSLSLDLFCQWKTMEDNNGKWRFTSPTHVVRAFQQALTELVLEGGIEARAIRYAANHQTLIKGMQAQDFQCVVEVEKQSPFISTFVYPDSELFDFKKLYDCLKEEGFVIYPGKVTATPCFRIGHIGEVYPEDMQRLLTALAKHRFWEQEDALENVSA; encoded by the coding sequence GTGAACAATCCGTATTTGTTATTAACCCCTGGCCCTCTGTCGACCAGTGCAACCGTCAAGCAAACCATGCTGCGTGATTGGTGCACTTGGGATGACGATTACAATCTAGGTGTGGTACAGCCTATTCGACAGCAGCTGCTTGATATGGCACTCGCAACATCCAATTGTGATACGGCTTACAGCACAGTATTAATGCAAGGCAGTGGCACCTTTGCGGTTGAAAGTGCCATTGGCAGTGCGATCCCCGCCGATGGCAAGTTGTTGGTATTAATCAATGGCGCTTATGGTCAGCGCATTGCTGAAATCGCAGAATATTTAAATATTGCCGTAGTGACTTTAGTGGTTGCTGAACACGAGTGGGTTTCCACGGTCGCACTCACTGAGATGCTGGCTAGCGATGCGGATATTACTCATGTGGCTATGGTGCATTGCGAAACGACATCGGGCATTTTGAATCCCATTGAACGCTATGCACCTATTGTAAAAGCGGCGGGAAAAGTGCTGCTGGTTGATGCGATGAGTTCTTTTGCTGGCATTGATATTAAGGTCGCCGACTTGGGTATCGATTTTCTAATTAGCAGCGCCAATAAATGCATTCAAGGTGTGCCGGGAATGGGCTTTGTAATTGCTAAGCGTAGTGAGCTTTTATTATGTGAAGGACGTGCTCGTTCGCTGAGCCTAGATTTGTTTTGCCAGTGGAAAACAATGGAGGACAATAATGGCAAGTGGCGCTTCACATCGCCGACTCATGTTGTACGTGCTTTTCAACAAGCGTTAACTGAGTTGGTACTTGAAGGGGGAATTGAGGCGCGGGCAATACGTTATGCCGCCAATCATCAAACCTTAATCAAGGGAATGCAGGCACAAGATTTTCAGTGTGTCGTTGAGGTCGAAAAGCAATCACCTTTTATTTCTACTTTTGTCTATCCCGACTCAGAACTGTTCGATTTCAAAAAACTGTATGACTGTTTAAAAGAAGAAGGTTTTGTTATTTACCCAGGCAAGGTAACGGCGACGCCTTGTTTCCGCATTGGTCATATTGGTGAAGTATATCCCGAAGATATGCAACGGTTATTAACGGCATTAGCTAAGCATAGATTCTGGGAGCAAGAAGATGCGCTTGAGAACGTTAGCGCGTAA
- the phnX gene encoding Phosphonoacetaldehyde hydrolase has translation MLKANVFCAGPVEALILDWAGTTIDFGSLAPVYAFMELFKQEGIEVTQAEAREPMGTEKSEHIRRMLGNSRIANAWLSIKGQASNEEDIKRLYDLFAPIQTRIVAQRSQLIPGWKEVFDKLIAQGIKVGGNTGYGPGMMAPALIAAKEQGYTPASTVFATDVVRGRPFPDMALKVALELEVGHVNGCIKVDDTLPGIEEGLRAGMWTVGVSCSGNEVGLDREDWQALSSDEQQSYRQHAEQRLFNAGAHYVIDSVADLETVITDVNRRLARGEKP, from the coding sequence ATGCTTAAAGCCAATGTTTTTTGTGCAGGCCCAGTAGAGGCTTTGATTTTAGATTGGGCGGGAACGACCATTGATTTTGGCTCTTTGGCCCCCGTGTATGCCTTTATGGAATTATTTAAGCAAGAAGGTATTGAAGTTACACAGGCGGAAGCCCGCGAGCCGATGGGGACAGAAAAGAGTGAACATATTCGCCGCATGTTAGGAAATTCACGAATTGCTAATGCTTGGTTGTCGATCAAAGGACAAGCTTCAAATGAAGAAGATATTAAACGTTTATACGATTTATTCGCACCCATTCAAACTCGCATTGTCGCGCAGCGCAGCCAGTTGATTCCGGGCTGGAAAGAAGTGTTTGATAAGCTAATTGCCCAGGGCATTAAAGTAGGTGGTAATACCGGTTATGGCCCAGGCATGATGGCACCGGCTTTGATTGCGGCGAAAGAACAAGGTTATACCCCAGCGTCGACAGTTTTTGCTACCGATGTTGTCCGTGGTCGACCTTTTCCAGATATGGCATTGAAGGTTGCATTGGAATTAGAAGTTGGCCATGTCAATGGCTGTATTAAAGTCGACGATACCTTACCGGGCATTGAAGAAGGTCTACGTGCAGGCATGTGGACAGTGGGCGTAAGTTGCTCGGGGAATGAAGTGGGATTAGATCGTGAAGACTGGCAGGCGCTTTCTAGTGACGAGCAGCAAAGCTATCGTCAGCATGCCGAGCAGCGTTTATTTAATGCAGGTGCACATTACGTGATTGATTCTGTTGCGGATTTAGAAACGGTAATTACCGATGTGAATCGTCGCTTAGCGAGAGGCGAAAAGCCTTAG